The genomic stretch CGCTCGCCAGCTAGGGCTCTAAGCCAGCAATGCGCTACGTCAAGACAAGATAAGAAAAGACGAGGCAAGGGGCCAGTTCATGGAACTGGCCCCTTGCCTCGTCGTGGGGTACTGCCGGGACTGGTTCGTCAGCTCGTGTCCTAGAGCTGGCCGTCCAGCGGAGCGTAGTGCTGGCCCATGCCCACCAGTTCCCACCCGGCGGCTTCCCAGACAGAACGGTTGAGCACATTGCGTCCGTCGATGATCTTGCGCGCACCGACCAGGGGCTCCAGGTCCGCTGGCAGCAGGGTCTTGAACTCATCCCATTCGGTCAAAAGCAGGACCAGGTCCGCATCCCGCACCGCCGCGGCAAGATCCGGGGCATAGTTCAGGCGCGGGAAGCGGGAGGCGGCGTTGGTATTGCCCTGAGGGTCATACACCGACACCTCGGCTCCAGCGTTAAACAGCCGGACGGCGATATCCAGTGCCGGTGAATCGCGCACGTCATCGGAATCCGGTTTGAAGGTGACACCCAGAACCGCAATCTGTGCCCCGGCCAACTGGTCCTTGAGCATGGTCCGTGCCAGGCGCACCACGCGTTCGCGCCGGCGCAGGTTGATCTCATCGACTTCGGCCAGAAAACCCATGGTGTGTGTCAGCCCGAGTTCGCTGGTGCGTGCCTGCAAGGCTCGGATGTCCTTGGGCAAGCAGCCGCCGCCGAAGCCCACCCCGGCGTTGAGGAATTTTCGCCCGATGCGGGCATCGTAACCCAGTGCATCTGCCAGTACGGTGATGTCACCTCCGATGGTCTCGGTGACCTCGGCGAAGGAGTTGATGAAGGAGATCTTGGTGGCCAAGAACGCGTTGGCAGCGACCTTCACCAGTTCAGCCGTTTCGAAGTCGGTGACAATCAGCGGCGTGTTGGCCTCGAGGGCTTGGGCGTAGACGACGCGTAGGGTCTCTTCGCTGTGTGCATCGGTGCAGCCAATGACCAAACGGTCAGGGGACATGGTGTCCTTCACGGCGAAGCCCTCACGGAGGAACTCGGGATTCCAAGCCAACGAAATCTGTGCGTCGGGGTGTGCGTGGGTGCCAATGATTGACTCAAGGCGCCGCGCTGTTCCCACCGGCACGGTTGACTTGCCCACGATCAGTGCCTTGCCCCTGATTCTGCTGGCCAGTTCGGTGACCGATGCATCAACAAAACGCATGTCGGCCCCGTGGCCGTCGGCGCGTTGCGGGGTTCCGACGCCGATGAAATGAACATCGGCCCAGGAGGCAACCTCGTCGTAGTCGGTCGTGAAGCGCAGCCGACCGGACGCAACGTGCTTTTCCAGCAGCCGATCAAGACCGGGTTCATGGAAGGGCAATTTTCCGGCCGAAAGGGCCTTGATCTTGGCCGGATCAACGTCCACGCCGATGACCTCAAAGCCCAATTCCGCCATGCAGGCAGCGTGTGTAACACCGAGGTAGCCGGTGCCCACCACCGAAATCTTTAAGCTCATAATCCCCGAGTACACCCTTCAAGAATGGTGGGGTCACGGCGTCGTGGCCGTAACCCTTAGGACAAACACCACCGAGTCTAGAAGCAGCTTCCGCTTGGCGCCGTTTCTAGACTCGGTGTGTTGTACAGCTGGTGTGGAATTTAGAGTGCGAGTTCCTGCGAAACAACTTCGGCCAGCGATGTGGCCAGGGCCTGCGCTACGTCGTGCGAGGTGGCTTCCACCATCACGCGAACCACCGGTTCGGTGCCCGAGGGGCGCAACAGTACGCGCCCGCTCTCACCCAGTGCTGCTTCGGCCGCGCCAATCGCGGAATTGAGCACCGCGTTCTGCGGTGCTGCAGCCTTGTTGACGCCCTTCACGTTGATCAGTACCTGTGGCAGCACGGTCATCGCGCTGGCAAGTTCTTTTAGCGTTTTGCCCGTCGCCTTGACGCGTGCGGCAATGAGCAGGCCCGTCAGAACGCCGTCGCCGGTGGTGGCGTGATCGGCAAAGATCACGTGGCCGGACTGTTCTCCACCGAGGTTGAAGGCGCCTTCGCGCATGCCCGCTAGAACGTAGCGGTCTCCGACGCCGGTTTCCTTGACGGTAACTCCTGCTTCACGCATCGCGATTTTCAAGCCCAGGTTACTCATCACCGTGGCGACCAAGGTGTTGTCCTTCAGGATGCCGCGTTCCTTCATGTCGGTGGCCATGATCGCCATGATCTGGTCACCATCCACGATGTTTCCTTCGTGGTCAACGGCCAGGCAACGATCGGCGTCGCCGTCGTGGGCGATGCCTAGGTCGGCACCGTTATCCAATACTGCCGCCTGCAGACGTTCGAGGTGGGTGGATCCGTAGCCGTCGTTGATGTTGATTCCATCGGGCTCTGCGCCGATGACCACCAGCTGGGCACCGGCTGCGTTGAAGACCTCCGGTGAGCAACCGCTGGCCGCACCATGGGCGCAGTCAAGGACAATTTTCAGCCCCTCCAGACGGTTAGGCAGCGCCTGCAACAGGTGCATCACGTACCTGTCCTCGGCATCGGCGAAGCGGGAAATTCGTCCCACATCCCCACCGACCGGGCGGTATACGGGCTTCTCCAGCTGGGCCTCGATCGCATCCTCAAGAGCGTCGTCAAGCTTCTTGCCACCACGGGCCAGGAACTTGATGCCGTTATCGGGTGCGGCGTTGTGCGAAGCCGAAATCATGACGCCAAAGTCGGCACCAAGATCCGCTACCAGGTATGCGGCTGCAGGGGTCGGCAAAGTGCCGGCGTCGTGGACGTCTACGCCCGAAGCCGCCAGGCCCGCCTCAATTGCAGCGGAAATAAAGTCGCCGCTGATCCGAGGATCTTTGGCCACCACCGCCACGGGCCTGCGCCCATCGTCTATTTGTTCATGACCCAGTACCACCGCGGCGGCCTGTGAAAGCGCCATCGCCAGCTCGGGGGTCAGAAGTTCGTTTGCTTTTCCGCGGACACCATCGGTCCCAAATAACCTTGCCATCGTGTTCCATCATAGGGCCACAGACACAAACTTATGGGAAGTGTCGCCCTAATCAAGGCACTTTCGCACAGTGATTTGCCATACCGTCTCCCAAACGACGCATCGGCCGTTAACGAGCGAAGGGCCCCGACACGAATGTCGAGACCCTTCGGTACTGGGCAAAAGCCCAGCGCAAGCGATTTAGCGCTTGGAGAACTGCGAAGCCTTACGAGCCTTCTTGAGACCAGCCTTCTTACGCTCGATGACGCGAGCGTCACGAGTCAAGTAGCCGGCCTTCTTGAGGGCCGCACGGTTGTTGTCGCGGTCGATTTCGTTCAGCGAGCGAGCAATACCCAAACGCAGTGCACCGGCCTGGCCCGAGGGGCCACCGCCGTGGATGCGAGCGATAACGTCGTAAGCGCCATCGAGTTCGAGCAGCTTGAACGGCTCGTTAACATCCTGCTGGTGCAGCTTGTTCGGGAAGTAGTTTTCCAGCGTGCGACCGTTCAAGGTCCACTGGCCGGTACCCGGAACGATGCGAACGCGGGCGATTGCCTGCTTGCGACGGCCAACGGCTGCGCCGGGCACGGTCAGTGCCGGACGTTCCTTGACAACAACGGCCTCGGCCGGTGCGGACTCCGAGGTGTACGAGGCCGGAGCTTCGGCCTCTGTTTCGATGATCTCTTCAGTGTTCTGAGCCACGATTATCTCCTAATGTCTTTTTCTCGGGGCCCAGCGCTACTGCGCGACCTGGGTGATTTCGAAGGCAGCCGGCTGCTGTGCAGCGTGCGGGTGCTCTGCACCGCGGTATACCTTCAACTTGGACAGCTGGTCTGCGGCCAGCGAGTTCTTCGGAAGCATGCCCTTGATGGCCTTCTCCACTGCCTGAACCGGGTTCTTTTCAAGAAGCTCGGCGTAGGTAACGGACTTCAGGCCGCCCGGGAAACCCGAGTGGCGGTAAGCGCGCTTGTTTTCGAGCTTGGCGCCGGTGAGGGCAACCTTCTCGGCGTTGATGATGATGACGTGATCGCCCATGTCCATGTGGGGGGCGAAGGTAGCCTTGTGCTTGCCGCGCAGCAGGGTTGCGGCCTGGACGGCGAGGCGACCAAGTACAACGTCGGTGGCATCAATGATGTGCCACTGGCGGGTCTGGTCAGCCGGCTTTGGAGTGAACGTACGCACTGTAATTGCCTTTGTTTTATTGGTTACTGGTCAAGCACAGTTCCAAACAGGGGCTGTGAGATCCACTGTCGTCCGTGTGCTGTGTTCGATGCGCTGTAACCAGTTCGCCAGGTGAGGACTGAAAAGACCGGCCGTCCATGAATGTTCGCAATCCCAGCAGACCAGTGGCTCTGCAACTGAGCCGTCACGCGGAGAAGGTTGTGTCGAACAAAGGACACGCACAACAGCCCATAGTCTATCGGATTAACCCCGGCACTACCAAAGCGAGGACCGTGACCCTGCCAACAGATGACATTTAGGGGCCGGGCCGAGCACTAACCACCGGACAAGGGGTCAGCCAATTGGTCGGCACGAGTCCTTGAGGAGGGGATCTCGAGATCTTGTAACACCCTCCGCCTCTCTCCCCCAGAGAGCCCGGGTGACGGTATCGCTAGACTGTGAATATTTTCGGTGGTCTACAGGGGGAATCGTGCACCAGAAGATCCGTGAGCCCCTCGGCTCGGGAACGACCAAGATCATCGGGGTAATCGTGCTGGTCTTGAGTCTGGTGCTGCTCGGTGTGTTCGTGATTGACAGCAACTCCCCCGGACCCACCGGAATATTACACGCTGACGGTTCATCATCCCCCGGCTCGACCGCGGCTCCACCACCTGCCACGAAGGACTCATCAACTCCCACGGTCGCATTCATCGGAGATTCCTACACCGCCGGAGCTGGCGCGTCACCCGGACATACGTGGCCGGAGCTTCTCGCGCTGAGCCGCGGGTGGGATTCGTATAGATCTTTTGCTCACGGCGGCACGGGGTATGCGACCTCCGTGAGGGAAAATGCCACTCGTGTGTGCGGGCTTGATGTCTGCCCCAGTTACGTTGAGGTACTTCCCGCCGTCATCGAGTATGCACCAACGCTGGTTATTGTCTCGGGCGGACGCAACGACACCGGAAAGACACTGGATCAGGTGGCGCTCGGTGCCAGCACCCTTTTTGAATCCTTGGTGCTGGCGCTACCAGAATCGAAGATCATGGTCACGAGTCCGATCTGGGATGCTCGACAACCGCCGGCAACGTTGGAAGGAATTTCGCGCGTTGTTCGTCGGGCCGCCGAAAATTCAAACGTTTACTATCTGGATCTAGACCAACCGTTTGCCGGACGGCCGGAGCTCATCACCGGCGATCTGGTTCACCCCAATGATCAAGGTTATGAGCTGTTGTCCGATGCCGTATCCCGTGGATTGAGTGAAGCGGGATCCCCCGGACGCTGAAGCAATCAGAACACAACAACTCTTAGGGTTAAATGGTGCGTACGACCGCCCAGAAAAACCACCTTCAGATGATCGTCGGCATCCAGCGTGTCCAGCGCGTCCAGAATGAGCAGGCCAGGAGGCCTAACGGCCGTGAGTGCCCGATTGGGGTTGAACGGTACTCACGTCGTGTGGCTTGCGCCGGGTTCGAGTGAGTTCTGCACGACGGGCGATTTCATGCGCATCGACGGGATAGGCAATTTCTTCGAGAACCAAGGCCCGTGGCTCGGCCAAAATGATCCGCGAGTCGCGCACGGCCTCGGCAAGCCGGATGGCTACCCAGCCCGGTGCTTCACGACCGTCACCCACCTTGAGGCAGCCGCCGATCACGGCCCTGACCATATTGTGGCAAAAGGCATCGGCCTTGAGGTGAGCGACGATGATGCCCTGAGCATCACGTACAAATTCAAACTCCGTCAGCGTGCGGATGGTCGTGGCGTGTTCACGCGGCTTGCAAAAGGACAGAAAATCATGACGGCCCAGGAGGCTTGCGGCTTCGGCGTTCATCAGCTCGAGGTCGAGTTTTGCCTTGTGGAACATGGTGAAGGCCCGAGTCAACGGATCAAAGCGATCCGGACCGTCTGCGATGCGATAGGAATAGCGGCGCCACAACGCAGAAAAACGCGCATCAAATCCTTGTGGAGCAAGCCAAACGTCGTGAACCTGAATGGCTCCGCCTTCACGGCTGAGCAGACCCCGCAGGCGGCGCAGCAGCGCCTGGCCCGGTTCAAGATCAGCACCGCGAGCAAGTGAAGCTACTTCGGTTTCCGTCAGATCAAAGTGCGCGATTTGGTTCCGGGCATGCACGCCGGCATCGGTGCGACCGGCAACGACAGTGCGGATACTTCGCCGCAACATGAGAGCCAGACCGTCTTCCAGCACTGCCTGCACGGTGGGCAGCCCGGGCTGCAGCGCCCACCCGTTGTAGGCGGTTCCGTCGTAACCGAACCTCATGCACAGACGAACCATGGCAGGTTCGGTGGCGCTGCCCCGCGGCGCCAGGCCGGGATGCTGAACGTCGGTGGTGGAAGTATTCATCGTGCGATCCTCATTCGGTTACTGCCCGGACGATTAAGTCTATGGGTCCTCCCCCGCGCGTTGAAACCGGCAAAACACGGGATTCGACGGGGGAAATGTGAGCAGTTAAACCATTGGCCCGGTGCATAAGTGCACCGGGCCAATGATTCAGCTATTGCTGACGAGACAAGGACTAAGCCTTGTTCTCCTCTGCGGCTTCGGTCTCTACGACCTCTGCGGTTTCGGTTGCTTCGGTCTCAACGACCTCTTCAACCGGAGCAGCCACTGCGGCAGCCTTTTCGGCTTCCTTCACAACGGCCTGCTTCGGGGAAACCGGCTCCATTACCAATTCAATAACAGCCATCGGAGCGTTGTCGCCCTTACGGTTGCCGATCTTGGTGATGCGAGTGTAGCCACCCGGGCGCTCGGCCATGAGCGGTGCGATGTTCTCGAACAGCTCGTGAACGATCGACTTGTTGGTGCGGCTGCGTGAGGCAATAACTGCCTGTACGCGGCGACGTGACGCCAGGTCTCCGCGCTTAGCGAAGGTGATCAGGCGTTCTGCGTGCGGACGAAGGCGCTTGGCCTTGGTCAGCGTGGTGGTGATGGATTTGTTCTCGAACAGCTGCGCGGACAGGTTCGCGAGCATCAAACGCTCGTGAGCTGCGCTGCCGCCGAGACGCGGACCCTTGGGAGGGGTAGGCATGGTGTTCTCCTAGTATGGTGGCCTTTGTGCCCGCTACCCGGGAAGGGTCCCGGGCACAAAGGTTTTAAGTTCTGTAGCTGGTGGAGTCCGAAGTCTTAGACTTCGTCGTCACCGTAAACGTCATCGTCGCCGATGGCTGCGGCACGTGCTGCAAGATCGAAGCCTGGAGGGGAATCCTTCAGAGCCAGACCCAAATCGATCAGCTTCGCCTTGACCTCATCAATGGACTTCGCACCGAAGTTACGAATGTCCATCAGGTCGGCCTCGGAGCGAGCTACGAGTTCACCCACGGAGTGGATGCCCTCACGCTTGAGGCAGTTGTACGAACGAACTGTCAATTCGAGGTCTTCAATCGGCAACGCCATGTCAGCTGCGAGGGCGGCGTCCGTCGGGGACGGGCCGATCTCGATGCCTTCAGCGGCGGTGTTCAGCTCACGTGCCAGGCCGAACAGTTCAACCAGGGTGGTGCCAGCGGATGCAACTGCATCGCGCGGGAGCATCGAATCCTTGGTCTCAACATCGACGATGAGCTTGTCAAAGTCGGTGCGCTGTTCAACACGGGTGGCCTCCACACGGAAGGTCACCTTCAGAACCGGCGAGTAAATCGAATCCACAGGGATGCGACCAATTTCGGCGTCCACGTTCTTGTTCTGCGCTGCAGAAACATAGCCGCGGCCACGTTCGATGGTCAGTTCCATATCGAACTTGCCCTTCGCGTTCAAAGTCGCGATGTGCAGATCCGGGTTGTGGAATTCCACGCCGGCCGGCGGGGTGATGTCGGCCGCGGTAACGACGCCAGGACCCTGCTTGCGCAGGTAGGCGACGACCGGTTCGTCATGTTCGGAGGAAACCGAGAGGTTCTTAATGTTAAGAATCAGCTCGGTGACATCTTCCTTGACGCCGGCCACGGTGGTGAACTCGTGCAGTACTCCGTCGATCCGAACACTGGTGACAGCTGCACCAGGGATGGAGGACAGGAGGGTACGGCGAAGCGAGTTACCCAAGGTGTAACCGAAGCCAGGCTCCAGAGGTTCAATGACGAACCGGGAGCGATTCTCCGCTACGACTTCTTCGGTCAGGGTGGGGCGCTGTGCAATAAGCACTTACATTTCCTTTCAGCGCGCGTCCGCTATATGACGCAACACAGGGGGTGGAAACGACGTAAGCCTCGTCGGCGTTCGTCTGGTTCGGTCTGGCTTGCCGTGGCGATCATGCCGCCGCGCCCAACTCCCTTACGGAAGAAAGACGCGGCGGCAAGAAAGCCAGACAGTCAATTAGACGCGGCGACGCTTTGAGGGGCGGCAACCGTTGTGTGCGCTTGGGGAAACGTCCTGAATGGACCCAACCTCCAGGCCAGCGGCCTGCAGCGAGCGGATCGCGGTTTCGCGTCCCGAGCCCGGGCCCTTGACGAAAACGTCAACCTTGCGAAGTCCGTGTTCCTGTGCGCGCTTTGCAGCAGCCTCGGCGGCCATCTGTGCAGCGTACGGGGTGGACTTACGCGAACCCTTGAAGCCAACCTCGCCGGCCGAGGCCCACGAGATTACAGCACCATTGGGATCCGTGATGGAAATAATGGTGTTATTGAAGGTGCTCTTAATGTGCGCCTGGCCGAGCGGGATATTCTTTTTGTCCTTGCGACGCGGCTTGCGGACCGCTCCACGAGTCTTGGGGGGCATGCTTACTCCTACGAGAAATTTGGCTTAGTGACGCCGCTAGATTTAGCGGGTCTTCTTCTTACCGGCAACGGTGCGCTTCGGGCCCTTACGGGTACGTGCGTTCGTCTTGGTGCGCTGTCCGCGGACCGGCAGGCCCTTGCGGTGGCGAATGCCTTCGTAGGAGCCGATTTCAACCTTGCGGCGAATGTCAGCTGCCACTTCACGACGGAGGTCGCCCTCAACCTTGAAGCTTCCTTCAATGAAGTCACGCAGCTGAACCAGCTCAGCGTCGGTCAGATCCTTCACGCGAGTATCCGGGCTGATCCCGGTCTCGGCGATGGTCTGTTCTGCACGGGTCTTGCCCACGCCGTAGATGTAGGTGAGCGCAATGATCACGCGCTTTTCGCGCGGGATGTCTACGCCAGCTAGACGAGCCATATGCTGTCTACCTTTCGATATGCGGAGGTCTAAAACAGTACATTCCCGGTAATCCCGGTCCACGGCCTCCGTGCCGTGGGTATGCATCGCGCGGTGGATGCTGTACTGCCAATTTCATTACTACGCGCAGGGGTTCCCGTGAGGGAATTAGCCCTGACGCTGCTTATGGCGTGGGTTTTCGCAGATCACCATGACTCGACCATTACGTCGAATCACCTTGCACTTATCGCAGATCGGCTTCACGCTAGGGTTAACCTTCACGGCTTACTCCTTTTGCGGTTGCGGTTTCAGTGGAGCGTAAATATCTTTGTCGCCCTTCCAAAAGGAAGGATGAACAAAAAGTCTTTACTTGTAGCGGTAAACGATACGTCCGCGGTTGAGGTCATACGGACTGAGCTCAACCACTACGCGATCCTCTGGGAGGATTCGAATGTAGTGCTGACGCATCTTTCCCGAGATAGTTGCAAGTACAACGTGCCCGTTGGGCAGCTCAACACGGAACATCGCGTTGGGCAGAGCCTCTGACACAGTGCCTTCTACCTCGATGACACCCTCTTTCTTGGCCATATCCTCCGCTAACTTTTGTTGTCGGCAACATTTTGTCACAGACAGATTTATGGACTTGGCTCTCATTCCGAGAAGCACCCTAGGCGTGAGCTTTTGGGCACCAAGGAACAGACAACCAACAGTCAAGCCTACGCGGTAGAGGGCTTAAAGGGAAATCAGTACGAGCAACTTGTTTTGTTAGGTTGCGCACAGAGTTTCCGTTTGCCTCCGGCGCGCACGCCGAAGAAGAAAGGCTAGGGCTGAAGAGGACTGGGAACGACTCCGAAGGGCGCCAAACCGGCGACTCCCCCGTCGTGGGCCGTAAGGACCCAGATGCCACCCATGTGCACTGCTACGGTGTGCTCCCATTGCGATGCACGGGCACCGTCAACCGTGACAACCGTCCAGTCGTCGGCCAAAACCTTCGTTTCGAGACCGCCGCGCACCAGCATCGGTTCGATGGCCAGGCACATACCAGGCTTCACACGGGCACCACGGTGTCCCGTGCGATAGTTCAGCACATCCGGAGCCATATGCATCTCCGTGCCAATTCCGTGGCCCACGTAGTCCTCGAGGATGCCCAGGGGTGCGCCAGGCACGCCTGAGACGAAGTCATCGATGGCGTCACCGATCTGGCCAACGAAGCGAGCCTCGGCCAGCGCAGCGATGCCGCGCCACATGGCTTCTTCTGTGACGTCAGAGAGTCGCTGATCTTCCGGTGCCGGGGTACCGAGAATGACGGTGCGTGCCGAGTCGGCGTGCCATCCTTCGATGACGGCTCCGCCGTCAATCTTCAGTACGTCGCCATCCTTCAGGACATAGTCGCTGGGGAAGCCGTGGACAACCTCTTCGTTAACCGAGGCGCAGATGGTGGCCGGGAAGCCGTGGTAACCCTTGAAGTTGCTGATGGCGCCGTGACGCTCGAGCACGGCAGCGAACACCGAATCGACATGGGCGGTGGTGACTCCAATTTGAGCAGCGGCAACGGCCTCGTCCAGGGCCTCAGCCAGCACCAGACCGGCCGCTCGCATCTTCAGGATCTGACCGTTGGTCTTGTATTCAATTTTTCGTTGGCCTAAAGCCATGGTGGTTGTCCCTTTCAAAAAGACGGTACTACTGGCCATTATCGCAAAAAACCGCGGGGATGATGGCACTGGTGTGCCTCTCCCCGCGGTTCATGCTGACCGATGTGATCTATACGTTCTGACCCAGCGCATCCATGACACGATTGGTAACTTCGTCGATTTCGCCGATGCCATCGACCAGACGCACGATGCCGCGCTCCTGATAGCGGTTGACAACCACTGCGGTTTCTTCGTGGTACAGACCCAGACGGTGACGGATGACTTCTTCGTTGTCATCTGCACGGCCTTCGATTTCCGCACGCTTGAGCAACCGGGCGACGAGCTCGTCGTCATCGGCGGTCAGCTGCAGCACGGCGTCAAGCTCAACGCCGGCGTCGGCCAGAATCGAATCCAACTCGTCGACCTGTGCGCTGGTGCGCGGGTAGCCGTCCAGGAGGAAGCCGTCCTTGACGTCATCCTGAGCCAGGCGGTCGCGGACCATCGAGTTGGTAACCGAGTCGGGAACGAAGTTCCCGGCGTCGATGTACTTCTTCGCCTCAACACCCAGCGGGGTGCCGCCCTTGACGTTGGCGCGGAAGATGTCGCCGGTGGAGATGGCCACAACATTGAGTCGTTCGGAAATGCGGTCCGCCTGAGTGCCTTTGCCGGCGCCGGGAGGTCCAATGATCAACAGTCTTGTCATCGCAGAAGTCCTTCGTAGTGTCGCTGCTGCATTTGTGCGTTGATTTGCTTGACAGTCTCAAGACCCACACCAACCATGATGAGGATCGAGGTGCCACCAAATGGGAAGTTCTGATCGGCGTTGATCAGCACGAAGGCGATCAACGGGATCAGAGCCACGAAGGCCAAGTAAATGGCTCCGGGGAAGGTGATGCGGCTCAGTACGTATTCGAGGTACTCGGCCGTGGGGCGTCCGGCGCGGATGCCCGGGATGAAACCGCCGTACTGCTTCATGTTGTCGCTAACCTCAACGGGGTTAAACGTGATGGCAACGTAGAAGTAGGTGAAGCCGACGATCAGCAGGGCGTAGGCCACCATGTACAGCGGGGATGAGCCGGAGAAGTGAGTCTGGATCCACAGCGCCCAATCGGGCAGTGTTCCATCGGTCCGGGTATTGAATGAGACCAGCATGTTCGGCAATGCCAGCATGGAGGATGCGAAGATCACCGGGATCACGCCGGCCATGTTGACCTTGATCGGGATGTAGGTGGATGTGCCACCCACGGTACGACGTCCAATCATGCGTTTGGCATACTGCACCGGAATGCGTCGCTGGGACTGCTCAACGAAGACCACCAACGCGATGACCGCAAAGCCGATCAGGATGACGCCGATAAATACGCCCCAGCCCTGAGAGGTGGCGATGGCGCCCATGGCCGAGGGGAAGCCCGAGGCGATGGAGGTGAAGATCAACAGCGACATACCGTTGCCGACGCCACGTTCGGTGGCCAGCTCGCCCATCCACATGATCAGGCCGGTGCCCGCGGTGAGGGAGAGAATCATCAGAACGATGACCCAGATGCTGTCATCGGGGACAACCGGTAGCTGGCAGGAGGGGAAAAGCATCCCACTGCGGGCCAGTGATACCAACGTGGTTGCCTGGAGTAAACCAAGTGCAATGGTGAGGTACCGGGTGTACTGGGTCAGGATGGCCTGTCCCGACTGGCCTTCCTTGTGCAGCTCCTCGAAACGAGGGATCACCACGCGCAAGAGCTGGATGATGATCGACGCCGTGATGTACGGCATGATGCCCATGGCAAAGATGGAGACCTGCAACAGGGCACCGCCACTGAACAGGTTGACGAACTGATACAGTCCGCCGGCGGTATTTCCCGCGGCAAGACACTGCTG from Paeniglutamicibacter sp. Y32M11 encodes the following:
- a CDS encoding DNA-directed RNA polymerase subunit alpha, yielding MLIAQRPTLTEEVVAENRSRFVIEPLEPGFGYTLGNSLRRTLLSSIPGAAVTSVRIDGVLHEFTTVAGVKEDVTELILNIKNLSVSSEHDEPVVAYLRKQGPGVVTAADITPPAGVEFHNPDLHIATLNAKGKFDMELTIERGRGYVSAAQNKNVDAEIGRIPVDSIYSPVLKVTFRVEATRVEQRTDFDKLIVDVETKDSMLPRDAVASAGTTLVELFGLARELNTAAEGIEIGPSPTDAALAADMALPIEDLELTVRSYNCLKREGIHSVGELVARSEADLMDIRNFGAKSIDEVKAKLIDLGLALKDSPPGFDLAARAAAIGDDDVYGDDEV
- the glmM gene encoding phosphoglucosamine mutase produces the protein MARLFGTDGVRGKANELLTPELAMALSQAAAVVLGHEQIDDGRRPVAVVAKDPRISGDFISAAIEAGLAASGVDVHDAGTLPTPAAAYLVADLGADFGVMISASHNAAPDNGIKFLARGGKKLDDALEDAIEAQLEKPVYRPVGGDVGRISRFADAEDRYVMHLLQALPNRLEGLKIVLDCAHGAASGCSPEVFNAAGAQLVVIGAEPDGININDGYGSTHLERLQAAVLDNGADLGIAHDGDADRCLAVDHEGNIVDGDQIMAIMATDMKERGILKDNTLVATVMSNLGLKIAMREAGVTVKETGVGDRYVLAGMREGAFNLGGEQSGHVIFADHATTGDGVLTGLLIAARVKATGKTLKELASAMTVLPQVLINVKGVNKAAAPQNAVLNSAIGAAEAALGESGRVLLRPSGTEPVVRVMVEATSHDVAQALATSLAEVVSQELAL
- the rpsK gene encoding 30S ribosomal protein S11; translated protein: MPPKTRGAVRKPRRKDKKNIPLGQAHIKSTFNNTIISITDPNGAVISWASAGEVGFKGSRKSTPYAAQMAAEAAAKRAQEHGLRKVDVFVKGPGSGRETAIRSLQAAGLEVGSIQDVSPSAHNGCRPSKRRRV
- the rplM gene encoding 50S ribosomal protein L13, which gives rise to MRTFTPKPADQTRQWHIIDATDVVLGRLAVQAATLLRGKHKATFAPHMDMGDHVIIINAEKVALTGAKLENKRAYRHSGFPGGLKSVTYAELLEKNPVQAVEKAIKGMLPKNSLAADQLSKLKVYRGAEHPHAAQQPAAFEITQVAQ
- the truA gene encoding tRNA pseudouridine(38-40) synthase TruA — its product is MNTSTTDVQHPGLAPRGSATEPAMVRLCMRFGYDGTAYNGWALQPGLPTVQAVLEDGLALMLRRSIRTVVAGRTDAGVHARNQIAHFDLTETEVASLARGADLEPGQALLRRLRGLLSREGGAIQVHDVWLAPQGFDARFSALWRRYSYRIADGPDRFDPLTRAFTMFHKAKLDLELMNAEAASLLGRHDFLSFCKPREHATTIRTLTEFEFVRDAQGIIVAHLKADAFCHNMVRAVIGGCLKVGDGREAPGWVAIRLAEAVRDSRIILAEPRALVLEEIAYPVDAHEIARRAELTRTRRKPHDVSTVQPQSGTHGR
- a CDS encoding SGNH/GDSL hydrolase family protein, translating into MHQKIREPLGSGTTKIIGVIVLVLSLVLLGVFVIDSNSPGPTGILHADGSSSPGSTAAPPPATKDSSTPTVAFIGDSYTAGAGASPGHTWPELLALSRGWDSYRSFAHGGTGYATSVRENATRVCGLDVCPSYVEVLPAVIEYAPTLVIVSGGRNDTGKTLDQVALGASTLFESLVLALPESKIMVTSPIWDARQPPATLEGISRVVRRAAENSNVYYLDLDQPFAGRPELITGDLVHPNDQGYELLSDAVSRGLSEAGSPGR
- the rpmJ gene encoding 50S ribosomal protein L36, with product MKVNPSVKPICDKCKVIRRNGRVMVICENPRHKQRQG
- the rplQ gene encoding 50S ribosomal protein L17, whose amino-acid sequence is MPTPPKGPRLGGSAAHERLMLANLSAQLFENKSITTTLTKAKRLRPHAERLITFAKRGDLASRRRVQAVIASRSRTNKSIVHELFENIAPLMAERPGGYTRITKIGNRKGDNAPMAVIELVMEPVSPKQAVVKEAEKAAAVAAPVEEVVETEATETAEVVETEAAEENKA
- a CDS encoding UDP-glucose/GDP-mannose dehydrogenase family protein yields the protein MSLKISVVGTGYLGVTHAACMAELGFEVIGVDVDPAKIKALSAGKLPFHEPGLDRLLEKHVASGRLRFTTDYDEVASWADVHFIGVGTPQRADGHGADMRFVDASVTELASRIRGKALIVGKSTVPVGTARRLESIIGTHAHPDAQISLAWNPEFLREGFAVKDTMSPDRLVIGCTDAHSEETLRVVYAQALEANTPLIVTDFETAELVKVAANAFLATKISFINSFAEVTETIGGDITVLADALGYDARIGRKFLNAGVGFGGGCLPKDIRALQARTSELGLTHTMGFLAEVDEINLRRRERVVRLARTMLKDQLAGAQIAVLGVTFKPDSDDVRDSPALDIAVRLFNAGAEVSVYDPQGNTNAASRFPRLNYAPDLAAAVRDADLVLLLTEWDEFKTLLPADLEPLVGARKIIDGRNVLNRSVWEAAGWELVGMGQHYAPLDGQL
- the rpsI gene encoding 30S ribosomal protein S9, with the translated sequence MAQNTEEIIETEAEAPASYTSESAPAEAVVVKERPALTVPGAAVGRRKQAIARVRIVPGTGQWTLNGRTLENYFPNKLHQQDVNEPFKLLELDGAYDVIARIHGGGPSGQAGALRLGIARSLNEIDRDNNRAALKKAGYLTRDARVIERKKAGLKKARKASQFSKR
- the rpsM gene encoding 30S ribosomal protein S13, which encodes MARLAGVDIPREKRVIIALTYIYGVGKTRAEQTIAETGISPDTRVKDLTDAELVQLRDFIEGSFKVEGDLRREVAADIRRKVEIGSYEGIRHRKGLPVRGQRTKTNARTRKGPKRTVAGKKKTR